The genomic interval CAGGCAGATAAGaaaaaaatcgtcccaaaaagcCGAAGAGTTCAACCCTTCGCATATTGCATTTCGTTCTAGTTTCAGCATACATCCAAATCAATTCCACCCCTAATTTCAATCAATTTCACATATAAACATATACCCATATCTGAATTAAGATACAAATCAATAGCAAAATGGGTAATTTCgcagaaaaggaaacaaaacgAGTAAAAATCATAAGAAAACTTCGAATGACGGCACTAGTTGTGAGATCAGAatatagagaaagaaagaaaagacgGAAGTTGAGACCTTGGTGACGAAAACAACATCGGAATGGGTCTTGCAGATGCAACAAGTGAGATCCTCGCAGATGAAGCGGAGCCGAGCGACGCAGGTGGAGCAGACCTCCCGATGCCCACAGGGCCCGTAGGCCACCCATTCGAGAGATTCGGCGCACACCGCACAGCTATCGTCCATGTCTTCCTCTCCCCGCTTGATTGTTTAATTGAAATTAAGAGATGAAAAGAAAACCTCCAATGGAAGCGAGCGAGAGATCGCAGatgagcagaagaagaagatctgaTCTAGGGTTCTCAGAAAATAAAGCGAAAGGGTGAAAACGTTTGGACTTTTACGCCGCCGAGGATTTGACCTCCTGGATTTTACCGATTAAGCGAGTACGATTTGGATCAGTAGAGCGATCCAAAGACTattaatgattttattcattattattaattagataatttaaaATCTAGCTTCCTTGCACGACACTTAATCATTTGTTTCGATAGtgtgatgaaataaaattattttaaataaaattaaataaaatattataatattattattttaaaattttaaaaatttaaaaaaaattaaattatttattatattttatataaaatttaaaatttaaaatttaaaaaatttataataatgagatgaaataaaacgaTTTCTCACTTCCAAACGAGACCATAAAAAATCTACTACAACAccttaagttaaaaaaaaattattatagaaagattaatttttaaagcaaaattcattgatatatagaattgaaaaataaatgaggatTTTGATAGATTCCAAACTAAAATACAATTAACCTACCTAATTAAAGTGGGGCTTAAAATCCGGTAAACATAATAGTTCTAAAATGCtcttgaaaataattgtgaatttttctggtgaaaaacaaaatatatatttgctatgcTAAAcccaatatatgtatatatatatatatattttttactatttcacCTTAGATGAAtatattagaaagaaaaaaatgacaaatagaatttttcattttatatttaatattgaagTTTAAAggcaaataataaaacaatggATTGAGATTCTCCTCATTTATCTGTAGCAATAAGTCCATCAATATATCATAATTAACTTTTTATGTGTTGggttaatgaaataatttatctttctctctattttttgaggaaatctatctatatatttgctatataattttttaaggaaaatgattagccgacttttttcaatttatttatttatttatttttatctatgaaataatgatagttttgtaaaattaaaactcatttttaatgaaatgacgTACTTGCATTGGTTAAAGTGAAATGAATTGCAAGCgggtaggaaaaaaattataggtctATTATTACCCAATTTTCAAAGCATatcttttctcatttatttttattacctgaaattatttatataaaactatatcattCCTCCAATTGCGTTCTTATTGAATGAAAAGTAGACAATATATTCAATTAAGTTAAActtatttaatagaaaattatatatctagttaaatcaatattttttattaaaaaaagatttaatggAAATTGACATCTTTAATCAAATTACTAATAAGTATTTAAAATTACTAGTCTTTAAGAGAGTACAATGTATTTcgtttaaaatgaaaaatgaaccACAGActcaagccaaaaaaaaaaaaattattgtccAATGTTTCTTCTTCCATGTAATAATAGGACATAAGTCGTGAAAGATattaacaaattttaaataatagtaaaatgatttatgaataataatgagatagtttgagttaagatgttttaatagattttgaaaaatgaaaggaaaaaaaaattgaataaaaatattataaagttaaaatattgtttaaatataatttttgaatataatttttgtttgaaagtttggtaaagttatataagattttgtattttgtttaaaaaatttaaaataatattttatatttaagtaatatttaaaaagaaaatatctaaaaagaCCTGATAATAGTTATGTTGTAAACAGGCCCTTAAAAGTGATAAAGCATGCCTTCTTCTATTCCAATTAACTTGAATAATGTTTTTCCGTCCAAGCTTCAAAATCTGCCACCCCCTGCTTTCTCTCTCCTATTCCATTTATCTTCTGTATGTCAAATTTTCAAGCATTTTCTGCATTTGAAATTTGGTTTGAATGGAAAAGGTAATTTATGTTTGCCTTAAGCAGTGCATTTTCCAATGTTAGCATCTTTTCTTGATAACTATCAATGATATGTTGATGGTTTTGAACTAATGGACAACACACTATAATTGCTTAAGTTTGTGTTCTACTTAGGTTgtctttttggttcttttttacACCttggttttaagatttttactCATCGGTAAGGTGTTCTAAAAGAGATTTTTACTCATAGTATTCCTCCAATGAAGGAGATTAGtaaaatttccttttcttaaaGGCTGGTAATCATCTCCTTGCATCCTTTAAGACTGTTAAAAGGGGTTTGAATTGGGTGGGCAGTTTTGTTCAGAGTTGCCTCGACAGTTTTGATCCATTCATATATGAATCTCTAGCTTTTTGTAGCTGAGGGTCTTATTTGAGAGACTGGTCATGGTCATACAGTTAAGTCATCTCAAAGGACTACCTCTGGTATGATAGATTTTATGGCTTCTTTAGTTTGCTCGTATCGAACTTTTGCAGCAATCGAAACACAATTTATGATTTCAGGGCTTGTTGATTAAACAAGTTGTGTGTGCTGGTTGACATAAACCTCTCTCCAGATTTTCCATCTAATTTtccatctaaaatcatatctaGTTGATTGAAGCAGTTGTAGTAGGATACCCAAGTTTCTCATAAAATATGGACAATCATATGCTCATACTAAacagaagaggaagaggaagatccACACATAAAAAGGACAATATCATATCTAGCAAGATTATTGCCACTTCCAACAGTACTAGTActcagattttcttttttagattgGCATTGGGTGTCCGGGAACGGTGTCATGACTAATCTTGAGAgtgcacaagccctcggcaagAAGTTTTCTACAAACTAGTACTGTAACAACTAGAAACTAACGTGACCTAATAAAAGAATGGGGAAACAATCTGGGAAGAATCGAGTTTTTCGCTTTTATGATCAGTGCATATATCCCATAACAGGGGATGTGGAGCACAGCGAAGGAAAAGTACCTGTATAAAATTAACACATTGATTAGATACTCTGGAATTCAAGgtgaaatggaagaaaatggTGGAAATATTGTATATACCATAAAGGAGCCCAGGGTGTATCTAGCTCGATGAAGGGATATGGCCACCTGGGAAAGACTCGAAAGTAAGTCAAAAGTGCTTGCACCAACATATCAATTATCCTTCCTTTGAACAATGTCATAggatttttacttatcaaaagggaaaaaaaaacaatgtcaTAGGAAAGGACATAGGCTGACAAAATCGTTCATACCATGTAAAACCACAGGCGTGAATAACCCACTGGAAAACAACATAGACACAGCTCCAGATGATAAAATATGCAATCCGGAACCAAGGAAATGGCTGGAAAAGACAAGAATGCAATGTGGCATTATTAAACCTGTGAAGCCAATGTATAATGGAGGAAACCAGTGACCATGCACAAGAGTTAGCACAGGTCACATAGATCAATAGGCTTTTTCACTTCTTAATGGTATGATACTTACAAGGCTATTGAGTGAGGTATccagaagaaggaaaaaagcaTTCAAAGCATGCATGCAACCCATCAACTGCAAAACAATAGGAGGAAACCAGTGAGGATGAATATTCACCTATAGACTAGGTtgctagagagagaaatagaaaggTTTCTGgaagtgagtttttttttttttttttttttttttcatgaagagGACGCTACTCCAAATTTATTCATTTCCCTAACTTTTGGAGGAGGAATGTCACATACAAAAGAGTATGGGCATGGATTCTTACCACGTTTAAGCGAACATGTGCAATTGATAAAAATGGGACGATGACACACCAAAACACAATGTCTGTAAGTATAACAGCACCTCCACAAGTCTGTTGCAGGTAAGTTATTAGCTCCAACCAGAATTTAAAGCCTAACAGATATTCATTAATCAACATGCTATAGCAGTTTAACCAATAGTTTCGGATTAACCTGATATGCAACTTGCATTAAATATCCCCAAAATCCTGCTCTTCTCTGAAATTCCTCTTCAGCATAGTGGCTTTGCAGCTTGATGGTACCCTCAATCACTTTTTCCCTGTAAGAAATGGAGTTTGTGGTTCCACTCTCTTCAAAATCCCTTCTCAGAAACTCATCCCTTGTCCCATTTTCAGACAGAGGTGTTTGTGAGGATAGCCAGCATCCATATCCAGATACAATGGTACCAAGCTACACAGAAGTTTATGGCATATGTAAAGCAGGAGCTGCCTTGAAATGAATTCAAGTTTGATTGATtttagagaggaaaaaaaacagataaatGCCTATCGGTCTATGTTCCATCTATATCTTTGATATTTCCAACCTATAATTACCTAGAGCATTTAGAAGCAAGTAGGAACCAATAGAAGTTCTTGCACTAAAGACTATGGAAAAAGAAATACGGATATGTTGATGTACGTACTGCAAAATAGACCAGAACTAATGCAAATGTCCACCTGCACAAAAATTATACCAAAACATAGGAGGTTAGGCACCTTTCCATGTCAATAAAACACAACTCACTTAGATTCTCCTACCTCCAATATCCATAAGGGAAACAAAGGTAGGATAAACATTAAAGTCTGataaacttttcttttctttattttagtgTTTGCCCACAGCAAAATGCAGgtgaaatttcaaaaatgagGATCCAGTATGTAGAAATAGAAGGTGGAAGCTTTAATGTAAAGACACTATGGCATGATATTCAAGCCAAAAAATGTAAAGCAAAAGACCTAAAAgatcaagaagaaaaagagcCTTTGGCCATGGTGTCATTATGTTCCCTCTGTGCACTTATCATCAGACCTATTATTCAAAAACATGTACAACTTCAATGCCTTTGGCCATGGTGTCATAATGTTCCCTCTGTACCCTTTATTTTACTCTCCCATGATTTTTCTCTGTAGTCGGTTTTAACCCTGCTTAACTTCTTTCTTGTGACATTTTCTCACGCAGGCTACACTTAGATGTCCCTTCCAAAATTCAGTTGTCTGGGATCGCCTCGTCCAATCGATGCATAGAGCCTGCCCCTAATAGGTTTTGCATACACATGTTTGCCTAAGGTCACAATCttttcacattggattagcaTGGAAGTTATATCCTTGATGTGCCTAAAAGAGTATATGATTAATAGCAATTGCAATTTTAATTTCTGCAAGTTATGGTACTATGAGAAATTTCCATTGCATACGACAGCTATAAGAGTCTAGTACCCTATTAGCTGTTCACCAAAAGGTTCAGAACTCTGCACTCACTCCCTCATATGTTTAAGGATGGGCTGTTCTTTCTGAATAACATTTGACTAGACTGTGCACTTCCCAAGATGTTTATTCCATGTGTTTTAAGTACGTTTATGGTAGATTTAGATACTAAATTATCCAAAATTACGCAAACCAAAGGGACTGTTATACAATTTAACACAATTCTAAGGAACTGCAATTCCAATTCTAAGGAACACGCAAATAAAACATGCACGATTGAAATGTAAGCAAAAGGAAGATCTTACTCGGTGTAGAACATAAAGACAGATTCAGCATTCCAGTCCAAAACATCCCAAGTAAGAAACCCTGCCATGACCAGAAAGGATATAAAACGAGTAGCTAAGAGCCAGCTGGGGTGCACCCCTCGCCAGCAACTGGTCCATAGCTGGGAGGTGCTGACATGACCCTTTGGGAGTGCACTCACATAGACATCACCAATTTCAGGTCTAGCCACCAGAAGGCTCTCATAAACTGTATTTTCATCGCATCTTGAGCCGCCTTCCTTCCTCCATATCACCCATAAGGAACCACAGAAGGCAATCCCAACaatcccaaaacaaacaaaatcatacCAGTATACTACGAGTGCCATATATGGACACCAATCCACCTATTGCTAGGGTAGTCTTACTAATATTTTGGAGATCTTAGGCCTTCAGATGCTAAGATCAAAGATTTCCAACATCAGATATGAAGACTTGAGATGGAATGGTATTATGGCAGTGAATCTGTGTATAAAGTTTCCAGAGCCTGTTCAATCGGAGAAGCTTGAGTAGATGGTTCGGTATACAAGACTGTTAGCTTTGACTGTCTGGTTTAGGATCTTGAACTCacgtttataaaaaaaaatgtttatcaGTTAAGGTGGAGAATAGGATAGATAACGCTGGCGCCTTGGTCGGTGACACAGTCCCCATAAATGAAGGGACAGATACAAATCCTAAATAAGGGCTGAAAAAATTCaggaggaaaaacaaaattttgtgtCTGGTTTTGTTTAGGATAGGATAAATTGTGGAGTATACACAATTGCATGATTAATGACTCAATTTTACACGACCACATGTGATGGTAGATTCGAAAGTGCTTTCTTTGAAAGTTATATTGCCTAAATGGACatggaaaattttaatttataagaaaattttaaaaaaaataataaattatactttatataaattatgtgaAAGTTGTGTTGAAGTATGGCTGCATTGGCTGGTGAGTGGGAAGGAAAATGACAAGGACCCACCAAAAACTAAGTCCACGAttctacaattattttaatacaATAATGTGTAATTGTGTGtgtacattttatatatatatatatatgtaaaatgagAGTGGGTAGACTtgctttaaaaacaataaaaagaaaaaagaaaaacaaagttgTATGATGATAATACCAAGCTGTAAATCACTCTTTCTTTTGTTAGAGTCCATATGTGTTACAAGTTGGCCTGTTATCTCCTATAAGCTTGCTACCTGGGCAACTGCCCACCTTGCCTCAGCATTCTCCTTTTTTAAACGCCCGTTATCtctatattttgaagaaaaaatttagaaaaacctCAAAAACCccctcccatccagattcctaaATTAGAGATTTGATTTAGAGTTGCTCTAGTGGTTCCTCAAATATCCCCAATTGACCCATCCATTCCTTTCCTGGTGTTGGTCTCACGTGAAAATCTCTCTCGAGTCTTGATTGTCCTCTTTTGTAACGGCCCTCTCTCGCACCGTTTGTTACTATCATTAGAGGCCTCTCTTCATCGGTCGGATTTCTTGTAATCTCTATCATTCTCTCTCACACAAATCGAACAcatccaactcatcttcaaagaATAAGTTAACTAGCAATTTACGAAAGAACGAACAAGTCATTTAATTAAAGGAGTAGAAGATAAGATTGGAATGACAAATTTCTCTTAAGATGAAATTAGACTTAGGTTCCTGAGTATATGAATGGAACTAAAATCctatttatatagaaaaaaaagataCCATTACATTCCATATGGTCattacaaaaaattcaaaaatattaccGTTAAATATAGGacaaataatattatcattagagaaatgacaaaaaatattatcgttGTTACACGGAGAAGATGTGTTACAGTTGGAGAATGGAAACAAAATATTACCGTtatataaaatgacaaaaaatgttaTCATTAGACAAagacaaatcaaatattaccgTTATATATACGAACAAAACCATATTAAAAAATGCATTCGTATTGGAAAATGCGcatattcaaaaacaaattattatttgtaatacCGTAATAgtttgaaaactattattatatctgggaaaaaaaattgtaccagtatttacaaaattagtagaatgtgatattgaaaacaagagaaaaatacaaaagagtTGGCAGTTAAGAATGaaaatagaagtgagagaaaaaattaataaagaaagaatagaaaaatattagtttaatagaatagagaaataatagagaataagatatatgaaattttttaaaaataagaaaaatttaggaaaaaattataagaagtttgatttttaaccaaattttaagAAAGATTACAAGAAAAgggatgagaatgctcttacTCCTTGATAGGGAGCCTCCTTTTGTGTCCGTTATCAAGTCCCCTTAGTGGTCGGGCGGCCCCACTAAGGTCACCCATGGGTCATTGCCCATTGAGCCCAAATATATAAGGTTTTTTTCCCGCCCAAAAATGACTTTCAGCCCATatccaacaaaataaatatactttttcaaatttaaaaatataaataatcaagaaataaatttaatccctaaataaagtttataaagtAAAACTTACAAATAGTTTGAGtaattgaaaaataacaaatctATTACAAATGGTCCATTCAAGGATATattttcacaaaccatctcatctcatctaattattacaactttctcaaactctcaaacaaaaaaaaaacaaaaaaaaatcaacttattcaaatctcaaaacaaaaataatattaaaaaataatattctaataatattttatttaacttttaactttcatctcaactcatctatgtAACTAAACAAGAACTAAGTGTCCAAGATGCAATAAGTTAATAACTATAgaaaaacctgaaaaaaaaaacataaaaaaatatggataaaAATGATAATGCGATGTCCAACAAATAAAAGaacttgaattaaaaaaatgaaagaaaattaattcaaGCCTACAAGGATTGAACTCCTAATTACCTAATTTAGGATTAGAGATTCAgtcaaaaaccctaatctaatttaaaattttggattgaattataaacaaatttatcaTATTCAACGTGATGAAGAAGAGATTTATAGCCTAACCACCAGTGGCGGAACTAGAAATTTGTTGTAGGGGGCCAAGCAaagctaaaactataataatattttttattatatttctgagtcaaaataatctataagatcaaaataattttgtagaaggggccaagataattttttagagagaggGCCAACGCAATATGAGATTAATATAAtcctattaaataaaaaaattaatatatattatttttttttcaaactttggggggggggggggggccaTGGCCCCCCTGCCCCTTAATAGGTCCGCCACTGCTAACCACACTTGTTTACAGTAGACACTGGCCCAACAAAATCACGTGTGCGGCACTTTGTGTTTTGGGCTCAATATTGACAATGACAAGCCTAAATACTATCCTAGCAACTAGGgatgtcaaatcgtgttaaccgGTCgtattcgtgtcgtgtcaaaacatatatattatactatatgggtcaaTCTTAAtttgacccgttaagcttatcgtgtcaaaatctcaaaccttaacacgacccattaacataacagGTCGTGTTgtgtcaatccgttttgactcgtttatataaatgggttgaacaaacctgaaattaatttgtttgacctagttaagtttaacataattttatataaatgttaaaatcacaatatctataaaaaatataaaactaaatataagtccaaaattacaatccaaacaataaaaatctcaataattttatttttaggtataatgatataattgtaattttaactttcttaataaGTCATAACGGATTAACTCGTTATCAAACCGTTAagtaatcgtgtcttaacgggtcaaccggTTTTGACTcgaacccgttaaggctaaaTCCTAACCCGCTTCTATCGTGTCGTATTTGTGTTGGATTAACAGattgtgtcacatattgccacccctagtaGCAACTCACAATTCAAGAAAACTTCCCATTTTTtagtaatgttactcatcatcccaatttctatcatcctttcatcatcttatgatgtgtcattaaatgattggaaactatttattatatttcatttgtgaacctatcatctaatgccacatcatgagatgataagaggatgatgagaaaattgatgattaatagattttttcttttcaacttcTTCCTTCCCTCGAGTTTTCTCTACAATGCATTAATGTTAttcttcatcattttaattaaattctttaggTCTTGTTTATACAAACTATCtcttctcatttaattattataattttttaaaactcctacacaaaatacaataaaagattttcaaatctaaaaaaaaattatattaaaaaattatattctaataatattttattcaatttttaattttcatctcatttcatttgtaTAACCAAAAATTATAGACtctcaagttttattttgtaaaggatataagaatgaaaatattatttatcatcatttcaaTCATCACATTCTTAACATGACTTTATGGTGTATGGTTATATGATTGCTTggcaagtgaaatataataaagacTTGTAATAATCTAATATGGTCTTTTAATAGACTTTCACTAAAGTATTTATATGATTGATGACGATAGTAAAATTACTTGATAATGCATAtcacatattaatataaaattattgagTACTACAGATCAGCCCTGGCCTTAAAATGGGAAAGTTAAAGCTTTGGTCCtataaaaaattagacaaaaacATCATGTACTCCTGCTATTCTTTAATCCAAAGCACCTGTGAATCAGTAACACATTATTAATAGATCAAAATACATGTCTGACTTATAATTAAGAGTGATTTGGATGAACATGTATTCTTGCAATTTACaccattaattttaaaatatgtttct from Juglans microcarpa x Juglans regia isolate MS1-56 chromosome 4S, Jm3101_v1.0, whole genome shotgun sequence carries:
- the LOC121263350 gene encoding uncharacterized protein LOC121263350 isoform X1; the protein is MALVVYWYDFVCFGIVGIAFCGSLWVIWRKEGGSRCDENTVYESLLVARPEIGDVYVSALPKGHVSTSQLWTSCWRGVHPSWLLATRFISFLVMAGFLTWDVLDWNAESVFMFYTEWTFALVLVYFALGTIVSGYGCWLSSQTPLSENGTRDEFLRRDFEESGTTNSISYREKVIEGTIKLQSHYAEEEFQRRAGFWGYLMQVAYQTCGGAVILTDIVFWCVIVPFLSIAHVRLNVLMGCMHALNAFFLLLDTSLNSLPFPWFRIAYFIIWSCVYVVFQWVIHACGFTWWPYPFIELDTPWAPLWYFSFAVLHIPCYGIYALIIKAKNSILPRLFPHSFIRSR
- the LOC121263350 gene encoding uncharacterized protein LOC121263350 isoform X2; this translates as MALVVYWYDFVCFGIVGIAFCGSLWVIWRKEGGSRCDENTVYESLLVARPEIGDVYVSALPKGHVSTSQLWTSCWRGVHPSWLLATRFISFLVMAGFLTWDVLDWNAESVFMFYTEWTFALVLVYFALGTIVSGYGCWLSSQTPLSENGTRDEFLRRDFEESGTTNSISYREKVIEGTIKLQSHYAEEEFQRRAGFWGYLMQVAYQTCGGAVILTDIVFWCVIVPFLSIAHVRLNLMGCMHALNAFFLLLDTSLNSLPFPWFRIAYFIIWSCVYVVFQWVIHACGFTWWPYPFIELDTPWAPLWYFSFAVLHIPCYGIYALIIKAKNSILPRLFPHSFIRSR